Proteins encoded in a region of the Clostridium beijerinckii genome:
- a CDS encoding TetR/AcrR family transcriptional regulator: MEIKEKILKSSIKLFMENGFFEVSIRDIFKQININKSAFYKYFKSKDELIYKVIEEFCSPYFDEIIGATNLCNESTKKKLKTIFIKYCGIIPYLKKILNINRFNYIAVTFITIEGLKSYENRNLVNDFNHILLEGIDNVVEEGKELGEILPEIDSLSTSKSIVSMLQSSMVLWAMNQNIDINLLFKTNFKYLWKSIGVS; this comes from the coding sequence GTGGAAATTAAAGAAAAAATTTTAAAGTCATCTATCAAATTATTTATGGAAAATGGTTTTTTTGAAGTATCTATTAGAGATATTTTTAAACAAATTAACATAAATAAAAGTGCTTTTTATAAGTATTTTAAAAGTAAAGATGAGCTTATATATAAAGTGATAGAAGAATTTTGTTCTCCATACTTTGATGAAATTATAGGCGCTACCAATTTATGTAATGAATCCACAAAAAAAAAGCTGAAAACAATTTTTATAAAATATTGTGGAATAATACCATATTTAAAAAAGATTCTAAATATAAATAGATTTAATTATATTGCTGTCACATTTATAACAATTGAAGGATTAAAAAGTTATGAAAATAGAAATCTAGTAAATGATTTTAACCATATATTATTAGAAGGAATAGACAATGTTGTAGAAGAAGGAAAGGAATTAGGCGAGATTTTGCCAGAAATTGATTCTCTATCAACATCAAAGAGTATTGTGTCGATGTTGCAAAGTTCTATGGTACTTTGGGCAATGAATCAAAATATCGATATAAATTTATTATTCAAAACTAATTTTAAATATTTATGGAAAAGTATCGGAGTAAGTTGA
- a CDS encoding thioesterase family protein, translating to MEFNLTEGTSYIKEFKVTENETAIKMGSGDLEVYATPAMIALMENASKSLVIEELPSGYTTVGIDMSVKHIKSSPIGANIKCKATLTKVDGKKLFFDVEASDDQGTIGKGSHIRFIVNSEDFMRKTKNC from the coding sequence ATGGAATTTAATTTAACTGAAGGTACTTCATATATCAAAGAGTTTAAAGTTACAGAAAATGAAACAGCTATAAAAATGGGATCAGGTGATCTAGAAGTCTATGCAACCCCTGCTATGATTGCTCTAATGGAAAATGCATCAAAAAGTTTAGTAATAGAGGAACTTCCAAGTGGCTATACTACAGTGGGAATTGATATGAGTGTCAAACATATTAAATCATCTCCAATTGGCGCAAATATAAAATGCAAAGCTACTCTTACAAAAGTAGATGGGAAAAAATTATTTTTTGATGTGGAAGCAAGTGATGACCAAGGTACTATCGGAAAAGGTTCTCATATAAGGTTTATTGTAAACTCAGAAGATTTTATGAGAAAAACTAAAAATTGCTAA
- a CDS encoding GH25 family lysozyme: protein MNIRKKLTSFILVFLISISFGQVLNVQAATADSTIISSNAVNKPSEEIPNPGIPENKPNELNIIYKYSTQDIENSDDGKVNITSTIGWKKENGYWYYYKSDSTRATGWIKPDNKWYYLKYDGRMVTGWFNVNGIWYYLDQSGSMVTGWSKLNNVWYFLNGSGAMVTGLNKIDNKIYMFYSSGAMATGWYKSGDNWYYSSSSGSMATGWIKDNGTWYYLYDTGAMAKGWVNIDGKWYYLKSSGAMSTGWINSGSDTYYLDKSSGALVTNSTIDGYKIGSDGKKIGPGNPVNNNSNTLLKGIDISHYNGDIDFKKVKASGIQCVYIKATEGTTYVDNYLGISYNGAQNAGLKTGFYHFLVGTSSPETQARNFYNSIKDKKNDLKPALDIEQDGFDVMGYALRFIDEFKKLSNMDICIYTYSDFIKNNLDSRLSKYTLWEANYYKSPFNLSANSVWNSRAGHQYTDKGVIDGIYGDVDLDEFTQDILSN, encoded by the coding sequence GTGAATATTAGAAAGAAACTTACTTCGTTTATACTAGTTTTTTTAATTAGTATAAGTTTTGGACAAGTATTAAATGTACAAGCTGCAACTGCTGATTCAACAATAATATCTAGCAATGCTGTTAACAAGCCATCAGAAGAAATTCCTAATCCAGGTATACCTGAAAATAAGCCTAATGAATTAAATATTATTTATAAATATAGTACCCAAGATATTGAAAATAGTGATGATGGAAAAGTTAATATAACATCAACTATTGGGTGGAAAAAAGAGAATGGATACTGGTATTACTATAAATCCGATAGTACAAGAGCAACTGGGTGGATAAAACCAGATAACAAGTGGTATTATTTAAAATACGATGGAAGAATGGTAACAGGATGGTTTAATGTTAATGGCATATGGTATTATTTAGATCAATCAGGCAGTATGGTTACTGGTTGGAGTAAATTAAATAATGTTTGGTATTTCTTAAACGGTTCAGGGGCAATGGTGACAGGACTAAATAAAATAGATAATAAAATTTATATGTTTTATAGTAGTGGCGCCATGGCTACAGGATGGTATAAATCAGGTGATAATTGGTATTACTCTAGCAGTAGCGGAAGTATGGCAACTGGATGGATTAAAGATAATGGAACTTGGTATTATTTATATGATACTGGTGCAATGGCTAAAGGATGGGTTAATATTGATGGAAAGTGGTATTATTTAAAATCTAGTGGAGCAATGTCAACAGGATGGATAAATTCTGGAAGTGATACTTATTATTTAGATAAATCATCTGGGGCTTTAGTTACAAATTCTACAATAGATGGTTATAAAATTGGTTCTGATGGCAAGAAGATAGGGCCAGGAAATCCAGTCAATAATAATTCTAATACTTTACTAAAAGGGATAGATATTAGTCACTACAATGGGGACATAGATTTTAAAAAAGTTAAAGCTTCAGGAATCCAATGTGTATACATAAAAGCCACAGAAGGGACAACCTATGTTGATAATTATTTAGGAATTAGTTATAATGGAGCTCAAAATGCAGGATTAAAGACAGGTTTTTATCACTTTTTAGTTGGGACAAGCTCTCCTGAGACTCAAGCACGTAATTTTTACAATAGCATAAAAGATAAGAAGAATGACCTAAAACCGGCTTTAGATATAGAACAAGATGGATTTGATGTCATGGGTTATGCATTAAGGTTCATAGATGAATTCAAAAAATTAAGTAATATGGACATTTGTATATATACATATTCAGATTTTATAAAAAATAATTTAGATAGTAGATTATCTAAATATACATTATGGGAAGCAAATTATTATAAGAGTCCATTTAACTTATCAGCTAATAGTGTATGGAATTCTAGAGCAGGACATCAATATACAGATAAAGGTGTTATCGATGGAATCTATGGAGATGTAGACTTAGATGAATTTACACAAGATATTCTTAGCAATTAA